The following DNA comes from Spirulina major PCC 6313.
AGACTTACCTACATCACCTCGTCCACCGATTTCGCAAACCACTGCACTGTTGAGTGATGTTTAGGAATTGAGTTCAGCCGAGCGAGACTTGGTACGATCCATTGAGATGGAAATTCGTGAACCTTAACGCCAAATTACAGATTAATTTTATGACGACCTCTTTATTTCCCAATGCCCCTGATGTGAGCGACAGCGATTATTGCGTCTTTGGGCTAGCCACCTGTTTTATCCGCGATGAAGGGGAAGTGCGCGAGATCCATGTGGTTGAACCCATTCCCTCAGCCGCCCTCGAAGCCCTCTACAAAGGGATTCCCACTTCCTATCAAGTGGCCTACGGTAAAACCCTGGCGGAGTTTTTTGAAGGGGACAACCTCCGGATGCCGTCGGAATTTCCGGGTGAGGCGCAGTTTTGCGATGAATTTGCCACCCGTGCCGTCGCTGCGTCCCGTACCTATAAGCGATCGCAAGCGGCGCAAGCACTCTTGCCCGTGGGGGAAAAAAAGGATGATTTTAACTACTCCACCGAACGCAAACGGGTGTTAAATACTGAAAATGTCGTGAGCACGGAAGACAACGTCAAACAGCACAGCTACACCCACCAAGTGCTGTAGACTGCGAGCACCACGCGCCCAGGGCAGAGTTGTTTAGGTTCTAATCTTTTGCGAATTTCATGCTGAAACTTTACGGTAGCGAGCGAAGCCGAGCGTCTATTATTCAATGGTATTTAGACGAATTTGCCATTCCTTACGAGTTCGTGACAGTGGATCTAGCGGCGGGGGAACACCGCCAGCCGGAATTCTTGGCAATTAACCCTGTGGGCAAAGTGCCAGCGATCGCCGATGGTGACTTTATCCTTTGGGAATCCGGCGCGATCTTGCTCTACCTCGCCGAAAAATATCGCCATCTCCCCAACAGCCCCGAAGCCCGCGCCGAAATTCTGCAATGGGTCTTCTACGGCAACACCACCCTGAGCACCGGCATCCTCAACGAAGCCACCCGCGCCGAACAACTGCCGCGCCTCCTCAGCCCGCTAGAAGACCGGCTCACACCGCGCCCCTACTTCATGGGGGAAAGTCTGTCGGTGGTGGATGTGGCCGTGGGGTCAATTTTGGCCTTTTTGCCGATCATGTTTCAGGTGGACTATCGCCCTTATCCTCAAATTCAGGCTTATTTAGAGCGACTGGGGGAGCGACCGGCCTTTCGATCCGCGATCTTGAAACAGAAGGATTAGGGCAACGGGCACGATGGATCGAGGCATGAGAAACCAGGGGGAGCCGATGCAAGTGAGTGAGCTATGGATTTATCCGGTGAAATCCTGTCGGGGGATAGCGGTGGAGCAGATCGAGGTGACACCGACGGGACTATCTCAGGATCGCCATTGGATGATCGTGGATGTTCAGGGTCAATTTCTCAGTCAGCGCACCCATCCCCAGATGGCGCAGATTGGGGTGGCACTGGATGCTGAACAGTTGGTGTTGTCGGATGGTCGTGGGGCGCTCGACCCGATCGCTGTGCCGCGTTTTGGGACGGGAACCGAGCGGGCGGTGCAGGTGTGGAAAACTCGGACGATGGCGTTAGATCAAGGGGATGCGATCGCGGCTTGGTTGACGGCATTAATCGATACCCCCTGTCGATTGGTGCGCCAATTGCCGACTTACCCCCGCCCCACCAATCCGGACTATGCACCAGGGGCAACGGTGAGTTTTGCCGATGGCTATCCACTGTTGCTGACGACGACGGCCTCGTTAGGGGAGTTGAATCGCCGCATTCAAGCCGCTGATCCGGCGGCTGCTCCGATTTCCATGGGTCAGTTTCGCCCCAATGTGGTGATTGACCTCGACCCCGATCGCGCCTTTGCTGAGGATGATTGGCGATCGCTGCAAATCGGTGCGGTGCGGTTTGACTCGGTCAAGCCCTGCGATCGCTGCATCATCACCACTACGGATCAAACCAGCGGCGATCGCAATCCCCACCAAGAACCCCTCAAAACCCTTGCCACCTTCCGCCGCCAGCAGAGCAAACTCCTCTTTGGCGAAAACCTTGTCCCCCAAACCCTGGGATATCTGCAACGGGGCAATCGCCTCGAAATTCTCACCACCGGCCCCCGGCCGCGTCTTTAATCCCAAACCCCACGCCTTGGCCAGGTGAAGGTTGCAGGGGAGTGCCCTCCATACTTGAGATTTCCGTGCATTTTTCTGGTTTAAAATGCAGAGGGTTTTGTTGTCCCCTGATAAGCTTAGGGTGTTTTGAGAGGTGAACCATGGCTGCCCAAAAAAAACATGTTGGTTGTAACTTGGATCTTGAACTGATCGAACAGCTTCAACACCGCGCCCAGCAAACAGGATGTACAAGGGCTGATGTGGTGCGCGACGTGCTAGAGCAGTGGATCAAAACCCCAAACGCGACACAATCGACAACGGAACACCCGTCTCAAGCACCCGCTTCAGATCTAGCCCTCAATACTGATGTACTGCTCGCACAGATTACCACCGCCCTGCAAACCCAACTCGACACCTTCGCCGCTCAATTGCCCCCTGTGCCCGCTACTGATAGCCACGCCATCCTCAGCGAATTAGAATATCTCGGCGATCGCATCGCGAACCTCGAAGCTCTGTTCCAAACAATGATCCATCCTGACCCGGAACCCTCCCCACCCCTCACCCCCACCGCCCCCCGATCGATTGCTGCCACCGTATTAGACTTTCCCCCCCCTCCCCCGCCCAATATGCCCCCAGAACCCTCTCAACCCCAAGAATCGGGCGGCTTAACCCTCGCCGAACTCTACGAGCAAACCTTTCTCAACCCTGATCTGATTCGGCCCATGGCGGACTATCTGGAGATCACCGAGGCGGAATTTATCGAAATGCGCACCGGGTGGCGGTATGACTACATCTCGCAGCGGTGGTATTTGTAGGGTTTAGGGTTGCAGTTCTGAGTGCCAGTGGCGATAGGTTTGGTCAAGGGTGGCGATCGCTGTCTCCCAAGCCAAGCCCTGCACCACACGATAGCCCCGCTGGGCCAGCCGCCGCCGCAAGGGATCATCATGGAGCAATGCCGCCAAGGCCCGATAGAGATGGGGCGACCCCGGCGAGGGCAACAGCCACACCATATCTTGATCACATTGGGCAATAATCCCCACCGCCGTCGCCACCACCGTACAGCCGCAGGCCATGGCCTCCGCCGCCACGAGGCCGAAACTTTCATAAATGGACGGCATGATTAAAATTGAAATCCCGTGGTAATAGTCCGCCAATTTTGCTTTATCGAGAACGAAGGGAATCACCTCAATTTGCCCAAGGGTCGCCGCTGGAAAATACGCGGCAAGGTCAACCTCTCTCCCCACGCCGATCAACTGTAACCGCACCCCCGGAAAATCCAGCAGGATTTGTCCCACATCCCGCCCGATGGTGGTGATCCCTTTGCGGGGAATCCACGACCCACAGAAGCCGATCACGGGGTCGCGATCATAATTCACAGCACGGCCGAGGTAGTGGGGCAGGAGGCCGGAGGAAATCGTGCGCACATGGTCGGGGTCTTGATAGCGGTGTTGGATTGCATAGGTGCGATCGTAGTCGGATTGGGTGACGACTCCGTGAACGGCGCTGAAGGCATAGCGAAACCAGCCGTTTTGGTTGAGTTGATACCAGCGGCGCGGGGTTTGTAACAGAGTTTGATGGGCCTGCATCACCTCATAAAACTGGGGTTCAAGGCCGTTGGAATGGCTGACGAGGAGCATGCGATCGCGCCACCACCAGCGCACCAACAGCACCGCTAACCACGCTTCCGCCCCATAAAACTCAACCATGTCGTACCGCCGCCGCCCCAATTGCCGCAATGTCCACACCGCCATTCCCAACGCCACCCGATAATGCTTCGCCCGTCCGCCCCACCGCTGCCACCATTCAAACTCTCGCGGCTCAAACGCCTCCACCTCATGCCCCAACCCTTGCAACCCCCGCATGAAGTTGACAATCACATACCCCGATCCCTGAGACTCCAGCAAAGGGCAATTACTCATCAATAAAATCCGCATCGCTTTTTCTGAATCTCAACCCTGATTACTGTGCCACAATCCCTGACCAAAACGCCGAATACCGGGTTTAACCGTGGGCGTTGTAAACAGTCTGATGGGATGCCCAAGCCTGGATTGAAGAATTCCCAGCCTGAGTCCGCACCAGTAATTCGCCCCTGGTACACTAAACTCAATTTCAATCCCAAGGCATGACCCATCGCTTTGAGGTGGTGCGGTTGTGGGAACAGGCGCGATCGCTGTTTTGGGATCTGCCGGGTTTGTTGCCCTTGGCAATTCTGTCCCAAGCGGCGGAGGTGGATGCAGTGGGAACACTCTAACAGATGCAGAACCGGATCGCGCAAATGATGCCGGATGGGGGAATGCGGGAATTCCCATCGCCCCTGTTTTAAATCTGGCGGGGGTGACGTGGTCGGAGTTGGAGGGTCAGGAGGAGGAAGACTCAGAACCGCAGGAATCCCCTAATCCGTAGGGTGGTTCAAGTTCAGAAACAGGAGCGATCGCGCCTCAACCTCTGGGCTAGACTGGGGGCGGCGTTTTGGCAGCGGAGTAGGGTGATGCAGCAATTAACAGGGCTAATTGCGCTATTGCTGGTGTTGAGCCTCGCGACGATGGGAATGGCTCAGGTCGCCAATACTGACAATGTGCTAATGCTAGCCTAGAAGAGTCCGCTTCTTTTCTCGTGAATTGCAATGACAACTTTGCCCCGCACTGAACCGATTACCCTGGCGTTACCCGCCTTAAATCGCGCCGCGACCGATGAAATTTATCATTTTTTACAGTATCTACAATTCAAATACGGCTTAGATTTGGAGCAATGTCTTGAAGTTTTAGAGGATGAAATCGATAGTTTTGATGCCGCAGTTGCGTTGGCAGAACCGGGAGAAATGTCTTTGGCTAGCTTCAAGCAAACACTCGGTCTAGAATGAGCTATCAAATTGTCATCCAGTCAGCGGCACAGCGGCAATTGAAGAAACTGACCCCTGAAGTCCAAAAAGCATTGATCGCGGTAATCGAAAATCTCGCAATTGATCCGAGACCTGCGGGGTGCAAAAAGTTAAAGGGACAAGCGGATGAGTATCGTGTGCGTTGGGGCAATTATCGCATTATCTATCGGGTGGAAGATCGCGCCTTGATCATCCGGGTGATCAAGGTGGGGCATCGTCGAGATATTTATGAGGGTTAGTCCGCTCGCTACCGTTTCTGAAACGGTGCGATCGCGCCTCAACCTCTGGGCTAGACTGGGGGCGGCGTTTTTGGAGTGCGATCGCGCCTCTCTGGTGTGGAGTTCTGCTTCTCAGAGTTGGGGATCATCATCGGGAGGATGCCAACCCCCGCGAATCCAAAGCTAACGAGCTTGAATGCTTAAACCCTCATCGTGGCGATCGTCATTCATATCAATGCGTTCAATCGTGGCGCGACCTATTGACGTTTGACCGATAATTGTTGTCTTTTCCTTTGACCAAATAAAATGATCAAACCATTGATGTTTTCTCGGATTGAAGAGTGGAACGAGGGTTTGGGTGAGTGGGTCAATGGCATCGGTGAAGTTATCGCGTCTGCCATTGCAACGATGGCAGGCGAGAGCTAAATTTACTTCTGTATCGTCTTGCTGCGACTTTGAGGATGCCGACCACGCCAGTGACTCGAAAACGATAGCTGAGGGGCGTGAGAATTGCCCGGCAGATTGGGTTTCAATTTCGGTAACATTCTGCACATCCCTCGGTAAATTTGGCTCGACTGGCGGTATTTACGCAGAGGCGATCGCCGTTTTTTGTGGCGTTTCTGAGCGCAGATCAGGATGACGAAAGGCAGGAACGAAGATTGATTCTGGAATACCTGCTTCGATTAATTCATTAATGATGTTTTCGGTGCCATTCCATTCAATGTGTATCTCATCATCCATAATGCGTAAATGAAAGAATATGCCGTACTGTCTTTGATAACCTTGCCACCCAAGGTTCATCAAGAGATAATTGTCGGTTTTTTGATCACAAATTGCGATGGTATCTTGAGTTTCATATCTTGCAAATACAGCACAAATATGCTGCCGATATTGTTTTAATCGATCCATTGTTCAATCTCCTTAGATGTAGGATTAAATGTCATGAGATGAATATTTAATTCAGAAATATAGTCTGCAATTTCAGCTTCTGTGAGTAGAGATGAGAAGGCATCAACAGAAAGGGCGAGAATGACTTTTCGGTCTGGTTCTTGCTTGGCTAGCAAAGAGCGATACAGCAAATATTGACCTACTGATTTTTGCAGTTCTGTGAGGGGAGATACACTGTCAAAAACTTTGATTTCAACGGCAATTTTTTCAGTACCACGGTCAGCGATTAAGAGTTTTTCTGCGCCCAGATCTACATATAAACGAACTTTTTGACCAATCCTGAGGGGATCGTGGGTAATTATCCAGCTATCTTTGATTAAGGCTTCTTTAACAATATCGTGATAGCGATCGCGCCTTGGCATAGGTTCAGTTGATATAAATGCCATGTTGGCTAAGGTAGCACAGTTATTGAGTGTGTTGTTGGGTTGGGGCGGGTGCAACGCTTGCGCCCCAACGATTTTTGGGTTTGGGGGCGATCGTTACCATTTCGGTAACATTCTGCACATCCCTCGGTAAATTTGGCTCGACTGGCGATATTGATGCGGGGGTATAGGGTGATGCGGGGCTTAAGCGGTTTTCTGGGTGTGTTGCTGTGGTCGGGTTTGGTGGCGGCGGAGGAGTTGGCGGCTTCTGCACCTCAGCAGCCGTTGGCGGATTTCTCCCAGCCCATCGAGTTGCCGTTAGGGTCTGAATTGCCCCGTTTGACCGGAGTTAGACGCTGCTCACCTCTTGTAGAATGAGGGACACCATAGGCAGTGAATTGACGAATTTCTGGCGGTTGCAGTCCGAGGACAATATCTGTTGCTTTAACACCTTGAGCCACGAGTCCTTCCGCAACTAATTGGTCTGTATTGTTGACTTGAATCCAGATTTGCTCATCGATAATATCAAGGTGCAATAAACAGTGGTGAATCCGTTTGCCGTTTGACCAACCAAGGGTTAGCACCATGTAGTGGTCATGTTCTTTGTCAAACAATGGCACGGTTACAAGGTTCGGGTCTGGGTTTGGCAGAGTGGCATAACTGTTGAAGAGGTCTTGCACCTGCTGACGATATTGGGTCAAGGTAGCCATTTCACAATCTCCGGAGCCTGTGGTTTAAACACCAATAGTTTTAGTCTACGATTTGTTAATAAAATTTGCCCAAAGCCATCGTTTTCAAAGAGGTCAGTAAAGGCGTACTGCGGCAGAGCCAGATAAAGTTCGCGTTCAGGTTCTACGTTTTTCAGAATGTCTTGATACAGGGTGTATTGTCCGAGGGCTTGTTGGAGGTCGGCAACTCTGGAGTCGCGCAGAAAGCTCTTGACTTCGACAGCAATTTTGCGTTGAGCTTGTTCAGCGGCAAGGAGTTGTTCTGGTCTTAGGTCAATTTGGAGGTTACGTTTAGCCCAAGGAAGGGGGTATGGGTCATGGGTAATTGTCCAATTCGCCTTGAGGAGAGCTTGGCATACACAGTTTGATGGCAAAGGTCTTTAGCTGGCACGGTTCCGATACATAAATAGTGTATTTGTATTTTGCATGGTTGATTGTAGCTGTGGGAACGTTACCATTTTTGAAACCCAGTCTAGTCCAACCGGGAATGCTGGGTTAGGCTGGGGGCGTATTTTTATCGGTTGGGGAGTGGATGGTGATGGGGGGATTAAGGGGGTTGCTGGGTGGGATGGTGTTGGCAAGCCGTATCCTTGCGTTACGATATTTTTCTACAAATGACCTGTCCGGCTTGTGTACGATAACTCTTGCAAATACCTCATTGAAACCTATCCCGCAGACTTTGCCGCGTGGCTGATTGGCAAACCTGTCAATCTTACTGAACTCAAGCCCACAGAATTGGTCAGTGAACCGATTCGTGCTGATTCCCTACTTTTGCAAGGGGGCGATGTGGTCTTACAGGTCGAGTTCCAAACCCAACCAGACCCCACCATGCCCCGTCGGATGGCTGATTATTTTCTGCGTATTCACAAGAAATTCCCCGAAAAACAGGTCAAGCAAGTGGTGATTTACCTCCGTTCGAGCCGATCGCCCCTGGTGCGCCAAACTCAATTTCAATCCCAAGGTATGACCCATTGTTTTGAGGTGGTGCGGTTGTGGGAACAGCCGCGATCGCTGTTTTGGGAAATGCCGGGTTTGTTGCCGTTGGCAATTTTGTCCCAAGCGGCGGAGGTGGATGCGGTGGCAACACTCCAAGCGATTCAGAACCGGATCGAGGAAATCGTGCCGGATGGGGGCATGCAACGCAATTTGGCAGCAGCGACGGCCATATTGGCGGGGTTAAAATTAGAGTCAGATGTGATTCAACAAGTCATGAGGAGCCGAACGATGCGGGAGTCAACATTTTATCAAGCCATTCTTGAAGAGGGTCGTCAGGAAGGTCGTCAGGAGGGTCTTCAGGAGGGTCTTCAGGAGGGTGAAAAACGGGGCATTAAGAAGGGAATGCAGAAGGGCTATGTCAGACTGCTTCGGAAGATTGTGCCGTTTTTGCAAAGTGCGGGAATGCCGATCGCCCCTGTTTTAAATCTGGCGGGGGTAACGCTGGAGGAGTTGGAGGGTCAGGAGGAGGATGATGACTCGGAGATGGGGGAGTCAGCTAATCCGTAGGGGGGTGGGTTACGGTTTTTGTAACGGGGTGAATCGCCCCCCAACATCTGGGCTAGTGGACTGTCTAGCCTCAGATGGCAAGTAACTTGAAGACTGAGCGAAGTCGAAGTCTGGTGCTCCGGGGTTCGACTCCGCTCACCCCTCTGGATAACAACTCACCTTTTTAAGCTAGACAAGACACTAGACTGGGGGCGGTGTTTTTGGAGTGCGATCGCGCCTCTCTGGTGTGGAGTTCTGCTTCTCAGAGTTGGGGATCATCATCGGGAGGATGCCAACCTCCACTCTTGTGGTGGAGGGGGTGGTGGCAGCCCCATTCAGCTAAGATAAGTTGTACAACTAAACTACAGAATAGGTGTACGATAACTCTTGCAAATACCTCATTGAAACCTATTCCGCAGATTTTGCCACTTGGCTGATTGGCAAACCTGTCAATCTTACTGAACTCAAACCTACGGAATTGGTCAGTGAACCGATTCGTGCTGATTCCCTACTTTTGCAAGGGGGTGATGTGGTCTTACAGGTGGAGTTCCAAACCCAACCAGACCCCACCATGCCCCGTCGCATGGCTGATTATTTTCTGCGCATCCAGAAGAAATTCCCCGAAAAACAGGTCAAGCAAGTGGTGATTTACCTCCGTTCGAGCCGATCGCCCCTGGTGCGCCAAACTCAATTCCAATCCCAAGGTATGACCCACTGTTTTGAGGTGGTGCGGTTGTGGGAGCAACCGCAAGCCTTGTTCTGGAATGCACCGGGTTTATTGCCTTTGGCGATTCTATCCCAGGGGGCAGAAACCGATGCGCTGGGTTTGCTGCAACAGATTCAACGTCGGTTAAGGGAAATCGTGACGGATGGGGGAATGCGCAGCAATCTAGAAGCGGCAACAGCGATATTGGCCGGGTTAAAATTAGAGGTAGAGATGATTCAACAAGTCATGAGGAGCGGAGCGATGCGGGAATCAACGTTTTATCAAGCGATCCTTGAAGAGGGTCGTCAAGAGGGTCTTCAGGTGGGTCGTCAAGAGGGGCGAAAAGAGGAGCGATTTAGCCTGCTCCGCAAAATTGTGCCGTTTTTGCAAAGCTGTCGAGTTCCTGTTGAGCCGATCTTGAAGATTGCGGGGGTGACGCTGGAGGAGTTGGAACTGGGTGAAGGGTCTTCGGAGTAGGTTGGTGGGGGCGCAAGTGGGGGCGCAATGCTTGCGCCCGGAATGGTTGCAATTTCGGCAACGGGTGATGCCTAGCTGGGAATGCTGGGCTAGACTGGGGGCGTATTTTCAGCGGTTTTGAGATGCTATGGAACAGACCACCGCCACATTGTTGGAAAAAATTCAAAGTCTCCCCTCTGAGCAGTTATTAGCGGTTGAGCATTTCGTTGATCGCCTTCTCGCTCAATCGGAGCAGCAGCAACTGGTGAGGAGTATGCAGCAAGCGGCTGAACCTGTATTTGCCGCAATCTGGGACAACCCGGAGGATGCCGTATACGATGAACTCTAGTTTTGCTGATGTGTTGCTTGTGCCATTCCCGTTCACCAATCAAGCCGCCGTCAAAAAACGTCCGGCAGTGGTGGTCAGTTCAGCACCTTACAACGATACCCATCGTGATGTCATTGTGATGGCAGTGGTCGCATCACATCGCCGCTGGGGTTTGGAGAAATTGTCATCAACGAATGGCAAGCCGCAGGTTTACTCAAACCATCTTGTCTCAAGCCTTGTTTGGTGACAATTGAGCAATGTTTGGTGTTGCGGAAATTAGGTCGATTGCAGAGAGAAGATATTGAGAGTTTAAAGCAGGTTCTCGCGTTGATTCTGGGTTAAATAGATGTGTCGTGAATCAATTTGAGGAGAGGGGGTAGAGCAATGGTGAAGTCTTGGGGGTTGCTGGGTGGGATGGTGGTGGCGGGTTTGGTGGCGGGGGAGGGGTTGGCGGTTGCTGCACCCCAGCAGCGGCTGACGTTGGCGGATTTTTCCCAGCCCATTGGGTTGCCGTTAGGGTCTGAATTGCCCCGTGAATGGTTGATGGCGCAAGGTGCGCAAGGGGATGAGGCGTTACGGCTTTATCAAGAAGGGCGGGAACTGTTCGACCAAGGGACAGCGGAATCGTTACGAGGGGCAATAGAAAAGCTTGAAGCTGCGATTCCTCTCTATCAAGCGGCTAATAATCCCTTTGGGGAAGCCTTGGCGCAATTAGTTTTAGGGCGAGCTTATGATCTTTTAGGCTTCAAATCTGAGGCGTTATCATCTTATGAAAAGTCTTTAGCAATTTGGCAAGAACTTGCCCAACAAACCACAGGCGAAAATCTCCAAACCGTGCAGCGATGGCAAGCCACCACTCTCAATAATATCGGTTGGGTCTACGATTCGTTAGGAGAAAAGAGCCGGGCGCTGGAGTATTACAACCAAGCCTTGCCCCTGAGTCGTGCTGTGGGCGATCGCAGCGGGGAAGCCAGCACCCTCAATAATATCGGTCTGGTCTACGATTCATTAGGAGAAAAGAGCAGGGCGCTGGAGTATTACAACCAAGCCTTGCCCCTGAGTCGTGCTGTGGGCGATCGCAGCGGGGAAGCCAGCACCCTCAATAATATCGGTGCGGTCTACGATTCATTAGGAGAAAAGAGCAGGGCGCTGGAGTATTACAACCAAGCCTTGCCCCTGAGTCGTGCTGTGGGCGATCGCAGCGGGGAAGCCAGCACCCTCAATAATATCGGTCTGGTCTACGATTCATTAGGAGAAAAGAGCAGGGCGCTGGAGTATTACAACCAAGCCTTGCCCCTGAGACGGGCGGTGGGCGATCGCAGCGGTGAAGCCACCACCCTCAATAATATCGGTATGGTCTACGATTCCTTAGGAGAAAAAAGTCGGGCGCTGGAGTATTACAACCAAGCCTTGCCCCTGAGTCGGGCGGTGGGCGATCGCAGTGGGGAAGCTACCACCCTCAATAATATCGGTCTGGTCTACGATTCGTTAGGAGAAAAGAGCCGGGCGCTGGAGTATTACAACCAAGCCTTGCCCCTGTTACGGGCGGTGGGCGATCGCAGCAGTGAAGCCAACACCCTCAATAATATTGGTGCGGTCTACTCCTCATTAGGAGAAAAAAGCCGGGCGATGGAGTATTACAACCAAGCCTTGCCCCTTTGGCAAGTGGTGGGCGATCGCAGCGGGGAAGCCAGCACCCTCAATAATATCGGTGCGGTCTACGATTCAT
Coding sequences within:
- a CDS encoding glutathione S-transferase family protein, with the protein product MLKLYGSERSRASIIQWYLDEFAIPYEFVTVDLAAGEHRQPEFLAINPVGKVPAIADGDFILWESGAILLYLAEKYRHLPNSPEARAEILQWVFYGNTTLSTGILNEATRAEQLPRLLSPLEDRLTPRPYFMGESLSVVDVAVGSILAFLPIMFQVDYRPYPQIQAYLERLGERPAFRSAILKQKD
- a CDS encoding MOSC domain-containing protein is translated as MRNQGEPMQVSELWIYPVKSCRGIAVEQIEVTPTGLSQDRHWMIVDVQGQFLSQRTHPQMAQIGVALDAEQLVLSDGRGALDPIAVPRFGTGTERAVQVWKTRTMALDQGDAIAAWLTALIDTPCRLVRQLPTYPRPTNPDYAPGATVSFADGYPLLLTTTASLGELNRRIQAADPAAAPISMGQFRPNVVIDLDPDRAFAEDDWRSLQIGAVRFDSVKPCDRCIITTTDQTSGDRNPHQEPLKTLATFRRQQSKLLFGENLVPQTLGYLQRGNRLEILTTGPRPRL
- a CDS encoding glycosyltransferase family 4 protein → MSNCPLLESQGSGYVIVNFMRGLQGLGHEVEAFEPREFEWWQRWGGRAKHYRVALGMAVWTLRQLGRRRYDMVEFYGAEAWLAVLLVRWWWRDRMLLVSHSNGLEPQFYEVMQAHQTLLQTPRRWYQLNQNGWFRYAFSAVHGVVTQSDYDRTYAIQHRYQDPDHVRTISSGLLPHYLGRAVNYDRDPVIGFCGSWIPRKGITTIGRDVGQILLDFPGVRLQLIGVGREVDLAAYFPAATLGQIEVIPFVLDKAKLADYYHGISILIMPSIYESFGLVAAEAMACGCTVVATAVGIIAQCDQDMVWLLPSPGSPHLYRALAALLHDDPLRRRLAQRGYRVVQGLAWETAIATLDQTYRHWHSELQP
- a CDS encoding type II toxin-antitoxin system RelE family toxin — its product is MSYQIVIQSAAQRQLKKLTPEVQKALIAVIENLAIDPRPAGCKKLKGQADEYRVRWGNYRIIYRVEDRALIIRVIKVGHRRDIYEG
- a CDS encoding element excision factor XisI family protein, which codes for MDRLKQYRQHICAVFARYETQDTIAICDQKTDNYLLMNLGWQGYQRQYGIFFHLRIMDDEIHIEWNGTENIINELIEAGIPESIFVPAFRHPDLRSETPQKTAIASA
- a CDS encoding element excision factor XisH family protein — its product is MPRRDRYHDIVKEALIKDSWIITHDPLRIGQKVRLYVDLGAEKLLIADRGTEKIAVEIKVFDSVSPLTELQKSVGQYLLYRSLLAKQEPDRKVILALSVDAFSSLLTEAEIADYISELNIHLMTFNPTSKEIEQWID
- a CDS encoding XisI protein translates to MATLTQYRQQVQDLFNSYATLPNPDPNLVTVPLFDKEHDHYMVLTLGWSNGKRIHHCLLHLDIIDEQIWIQVNNTDQLVAEGLVAQGVKATDIVLGLQPPEIRQFTAYGVPHSTRGEQRLTPVKRGNSDPNGNSMGWEKSANGC
- a CDS encoding element excision factor XisH family protein, with amino-acid sequence MPSNCVCQALLKANWTITHDPYPLPWAKRNLQIDLRPEQLLAAEQAQRKIAVEVKSFLRDSRVADLQQALGQYTLYQDILKNVEPERELYLALPQYAFTDLFENDGFGQILLTNRRLKLLVFKPQAPEIVKWLP
- a CDS encoding Rpn family recombination-promoting nuclease/putative transposase — protein: MYDNSCKYLIETYPADFAAWLIGKPVNLTELKPTELVSEPIRADSLLLQGGDVVLQVEFQTQPDPTMPRRMADYFLRIHKKFPEKQVKQVVIYLRSSRSPLVRQTQFQSQGMTHCFEVVRLWEQPRSLFWEMPGLLPLAILSQAAEVDAVATLQAIQNRIEEIVPDGGMQRNLAAATAILAGLKLESDVIQQVMRSRTMRESTFYQAILEEGRQEGRQEGLQEGLQEGEKRGIKKGMQKGYVRLLRKIVPFLQSAGMPIAPVLNLAGVTLEELEGQEEDDDSEMGESANP
- a CDS encoding Rpn family recombination-promoting nuclease/putative transposase — protein: MYDNSCKYLIETYSADFATWLIGKPVNLTELKPTELVSEPIRADSLLLQGGDVVLQVEFQTQPDPTMPRRMADYFLRIQKKFPEKQVKQVVIYLRSSRSPLVRQTQFQSQGMTHCFEVVRLWEQPQALFWNAPGLLPLAILSQGAETDALGLLQQIQRRLREIVTDGGMRSNLEAATAILAGLKLEVEMIQQVMRSGAMRESTFYQAILEEGRQEGLQVGRQEGRKEERFSLLRKIVPFLQSCRVPVEPILKIAGVTLEELELGEGSSE
- a CDS encoding type II toxin-antitoxin system PemK/MazF family toxin, with the protein product MNSSFADVLLVPFPFTNQAAVKKRPAVVVSSAPYNDTHRDVIVMAVVASHRRWGLEKLSSTNGKPQVYSNHLVSSLVW